One Campylobacter pinnipediorum subsp. caledonicus genomic window carries:
- a CDS encoding TOBE domain-containing protein, producing the protein MKASIDLEIFLGDNVSVLQKHIKLLKAIDSTKSITKAAQAIGISYKNAWDSIDILNNKSDKPLVSRANGRKKNSGTELTEYGHKMIEIYEKLLGLQNDFLTKVCENLDISNSEIINFSRLSNNLSARNQLNCEIVDVKSGAVSSQIFAKLSNDDILHSSITLESEKNLNLIIGKKVVFIFKAPCVSLVKKDEVIKDDSINQLNGEVISVKIGSKNADVIIRLSDYQNLSAIVSKDVVMELKIGVGDKLKALVKSSDIIIGV; encoded by the coding sequence ATGAAAGCTAGTATTGATTTGGAAATTTTTTTAGGCGATAATGTATCTGTTTTACAAAAACATATAAAATTACTAAAAGCCATTGATTCTACAAAAAGTATAACAAAAGCCGCTCAGGCTATTGGTATATCATATAAAAATGCTTGGGATAGTATAGATATATTAAATAACAAAAGCGATAAACCACTTGTAAGTAGAGCAAATGGAAGGAAAAAAAATAGTGGCACAGAATTAACCGAATACGGCCACAAGATGATTGAAATTTATGAAAAGTTGCTTGGTTTACAAAATGATTTTTTAACAAAGGTATGTGAAAATCTTGATATTTCAAACTCTGAAATAATAAATTTTTCTAGACTAAGCAACAACCTGAGTGCTAGAAATCAGCTAAACTGTGAGATAGTAGATGTAAAATCAGGTGCGGTTAGCTCTCAGATTTTTGCAAAATTAAGCAACGATGATATTTTGCATTCTAGTATTACCCTTGAAAGTGAAAAAAATTTAAATCTTATCATTGGTAAAAAAGTTGTTTTTATCTTTAAAGCACCTTGTGTTAGCCTTGTAAAAAAAGATGAGGTTATAAAAGATGATAGTATAAATCAACTAAATGGCGAGGTTATATCTGTAAAAATAGGCTCTAAAAATGCAGATGTGATAATACGTTTGAGTGATTATCAAAATCTAAGTGCGATAGTTTCAAAAGATGTTGTTATGGAACTAAAAATAGGTGTTGGAGATAAATTAAAAGCTTTGGTCAAATCATCAGACATTATAATAGGAGTGTAA
- a CDS encoding lysophospholipid acyltransferase family protein: MIVYVFYLLVWVIFLTCKKTYSKNKLPNDSCVVVFWHSRLAFMSFAYLRYWTCDFNKKRKGKVVISDHRDGEIITRIIKFFGISTIRGSSSKGGAKVLINALKNIKEGVDIIITPDGPRGPRHSIADGAIAIAQKTNRDIYILNYEASSFWELRSWDKMIIPKPFSTINFTLSKPLSFNELDIDAAKEELQTKMWLESEKNPNGKSILEHKEEFVLNLKQWWSKNAKKH; the protein is encoded by the coding sequence TTGATAGTATATGTTTTTTATCTACTTGTTTGGGTTATATTTCTAACTTGTAAAAAAACATATTCAAAAAATAAACTTCCAAATGATAGCTGTGTTGTTGTATTTTGGCATTCAAGACTGGCTTTTATGAGCTTTGCTTACCTTAGGTATTGGACTTGTGATTTTAACAAAAAAAGAAAAGGTAAGGTTGTTATAAGTGATCATAGAGATGGCGAGATAATCACAAGAATAATTAAATTTTTTGGCATATCTACAATAAGAGGTAGTAGCTCAAAAGGTGGTGCTAAAGTTTTGATAAACGCACTAAAAAATATAAAAGAGGGTGTTGATATTATCATTACGCCAGATGGTCCTCGTGGACCAAGACATAGTATAGCCGATGGGGCTATTGCAATAGCTCAAAAAACAAACAGAGATATTTATATCCTAAATTACGAAGCAAGCTCTTTTTGGGAACTAAGAAGCTGGGATAAAATGATAATTCCAAAGCCATTTTCTACTATAAATTTTACTCTCTCAAAGCCTTTGAGCTTTAATGAACTTGATATTGATGCCGCAAAAGAAGAGCTTCAAACTAAGATGTGGCTTGAGAGTGAAAAAAATCCTAATGGCAAAAGCATTTTAGAACATAAAGAAGAATTTGTACTAAACCTAAAACAATGGTGGTCTAAAAATGCTAAAAAGCATTGA
- the miaB gene encoding tRNA (N6-isopentenyl adenosine(37)-C2)-methylthiotransferase MiaB, whose product MMSKKLFIQTLGCAMNVRDSEHMIAELKSKENYELTQDISDADLILINTCSVREKPVHKLFSEVGAFEKVKKKGAKIGVCGCTASHLGGEIFKKAPYVDFVLGARNISKISTAVNTPKFVSTDINYDESDYAFGEFRGSPFKSYINISIGCDKKCTYCIVPHTRGDEISIPLNLILNEAKKAIDSGAKEIFLLGQNVNNYGKRFSSSHEKIDFSDLLVKLSEINGLERIRFTSPHPLHMDDKFLEVFSQNDKICKSMHMPLQSGNTKVLKEMKRGYTKEWFLDRALKLRSLCPDVSISTDIIVAFPGESDEEFMDTMDVIEKVRFEQIFSFKYSPRPMTKAAEFTNQVPEDIASKRLTFLQSRHTEILDEIVAAQKDKIFDVYFEELRANGGVAGRSFNNFLVQVNGSEELLGKTLKVRVDNPKRMVLYGNLI is encoded by the coding sequence ATAATGAGTAAAAAGCTTTTTATTCAAACTTTGGGTTGTGCGATGAATGTTCGTGATAGCGAGCATATGATCGCAGAGCTAAAAAGCAAAGAGAATTATGAATTAACACAAGATATAAGCGATGCTGATTTAATACTTATAAACACCTGCTCGGTTAGAGAAAAGCCTGTGCATAAGCTTTTTAGCGAGGTTGGTGCTTTTGAAAAAGTAAAGAAAAAAGGTGCGAAGATAGGTGTTTGTGGTTGTACAGCTAGTCATCTTGGAGGTGAGATATTTAAAAAGGCCCCTTATGTTGATTTTGTTTTAGGGGCTAGAAATATCAGTAAAATATCAACCGCTGTAAATACCCCAAAGTTTGTAAGTACTGATATAAATTACGATGAAAGTGATTATGCTTTTGGCGAGTTTAGAGGCTCTCCATTTAAGTCATACATAAATATATCAATAGGCTGTGATAAAAAATGCACCTATTGTATAGTGCCTCATACTCGTGGAGATGAAATTTCAATACCTTTAAATTTAATTCTAAACGAAGCAAAAAAAGCTATTGATAGTGGTGCAAAAGAGATTTTTTTATTGGGTCAAAACGTAAATAACTATGGTAAAAGATTTTCAAGTAGCCATGAAAAAATTGATTTTAGCGATCTTTTGGTAAAACTAAGTGAAATAAATGGATTAGAACGTATTAGATTTACAAGTCCTCATCCTTTGCATATGGATGATAAATTTTTAGAAGTTTTTAGCCAAAATGATAAAATTTGTAAATCAATGCATATGCCACTTCAAAGTGGAAATACAAAAGTCTTAAAAGAGATGAAAAGGGGATATACAAAGGAGTGGTTTTTAGATAGAGCCTTAAAACTTCGCTCGCTTTGCCCTGATGTTAGTATTAGCACTGATATTATAGTTGCTTTTCCTGGCGAGAGCGATGAAGAGTTTATGGATACAATGGACGTTATAGAAAAAGTTAGATTTGAACAAATTTTTAGCTTTAAATACTCTCCTCGCCCTATGACAAAAGCGGCTGAGTTTACAAATCAAGTTCCTGAGGATATTGCTTCAAAAAGGCTTACTTTTTTACAAAGTAGGCATACTGAAATTCTAGATGAGATTGTAGCTGCTCAAAAAGATAAAATTTTTGATGTTTATTTTGAAGAGTTGCGCGCAAATGGTGGAGTAGCCGGTAGGAGCTTTAATAACTTTTTGGTTCAAGTAAACGGAAGCGAGGAGCTTTTAGGTAAGACCCTTAAAGTCCGTGTTGACAATCCAAAAAGAATGGTCTTATATGGAAACCTCATATAG
- a CDS encoding HP0268 family nuclease — MELKLARSELSSKPKTISLDKIEAAVSKEGQKIFYFDKDNSHKQLIELVEFFEEKGLSVYHRVVKYGLDDKDYMYEVHIL, encoded by the coding sequence ATGGAGTTAAAACTTGCAAGATCCGAGCTTAGTTCAAAGCCAAAAACAATATCTTTGGACAAGATTGAAGCTGCCGTAAGTAAAGAGGGTCAGAAAATTTTTTATTTTGATAAAGATAATAGTCATAAACAACTTATTGAATTAGTTGAGTTTTTTGAAGAAAAAGGTCTAAGTGTTTATCATCGTGTTGTTAAATATGGTCTTGATGATAAAGACTATATGTATGAAGTGCATATATTATAA